A part of Crassostrea angulata isolate pt1a10 chromosome 5, ASM2561291v2, whole genome shotgun sequence genomic DNA contains:
- the LOC128185760 gene encoding nucleolar MIF4G domain-containing protein 1-like, with product MSKRNRTPFTLKCKAKEAPALKKYRADVLNFSKSTDDPEKHNAFLKKDTTFSRKQKRKEERKLKKARRHAFRCGKQLPTMQTWMEKKENTSKFNTKKKPLEKLKEKKKKQRAKSKELKKHKEKDERDNRKEQLLDDNRKEDRMLKQLEKNLRLNKRKSKTLPQAFVNDGLDFLLDVLDKPSEELENLDDEEYASDEDTEKRKRGKNKTDSDEEMEDEEEYNDDESDEDSEEGEDFEFSDEDIESDVEEQHPKIDVISDKSSNLKSILSKAISEIKAEKKQVTFDKVTDKGKKKDKESKESKKVKTKVKIEEDKIDVSEEDEDMDEHVDDDDSFEEEDENADMYEEDEDDVEEEEDNDDNEDDDDVDEEDVEVEGGDEIDDELNKETEFKEDIYGRLRDKVGNIVKSSGQTGKYIPPGKRVQISDERKKIQLERLQKQLKGLVNRASEANMSQICAQIEAVYRGNSRAEVTEALSAIVINACVSVSMTPERLAMEMMLLVTVLHGNIGTEVGAMFLQTLAQKYKSVRNHGNRLEDKSLDNAVMLFAFLYTFKVIDSTLIFGIIDDLVKSFQEKDIQIILLLLKNVGFYLRKDNPNGLKDTILEIQSAAQALGGGDQSSHVKFMLETLMAIKNNNMRKIPNYDPEPLEHLKKVARGILRGSTLGDGQLHIGLTDLMNAEERGRWWLVGSAWEGPTEEKQPAHGTVEMESVVGEVSTQLLELARRQRMNTDVRKNIFCVIMSSQDYIDGFDKLLRLGLKSQQEREIVHIIVDLCLQEKKYNPFYMLLLQKFCLYHRRFQMSTQFLMWDKFKDMKKLSQVQREHLSTLLSQLLSSKAMSLSVLKVVEFGTLDVHMLRFLKHLMQSVLLDYPEDVTKAVFERIAPLTKLQHLHEGLKLFMQHFLLKKKAKDVADNPLLKERIAIADKILSASKSRSHSEFDD from the exons CTGCCAACCATGCAAACTTGGATGGAGAAGAaagaaaatacttcaaaattcAACACAAAGAAGAAACCTttggaaaaattaaaagaaaagaagaagaagCAGAGAGCCAaatcaaaagaattaaaaaagcATAAAGAAAAAGAT GAGAGAGACAACAGAAAAGAACAGCTGTTGGATGACAACAGAAAGGAAGATAGAATGTTGAAACAGCTGGAGAAGAACCTTCGACTCAACAAGAGGAAGAGCAAGACTCTTCCCCAGGCGTTTGTCAATGATGGACTGGACT TTCTGTTGGATGTACTGGACAAACCTTCTGAAGAACTGGAAAATCTGGATGATGAGGAGTATGCCAGTGATGAAGATacagaaaaaagaaagagag GCAAAAACAAGACAGATTCAGATGAGGAAATGGAAGATGAAGAAGAGTATAATGATGATGAGAGTGATGAAGACAGTGAGGAGGGAGAAGACTTTGAATTTAGTGATGAAGATATTGAATCAGATGTTGAAGAACAGCATCCAAAAATTGATGTTATATCGGACAAATCCAGCAATTTGAAATCAATTCTTTCTAAAGCAATCAGTGAAATTAAAGCTGAAAAGAAACAAGTGACATTTGATAAAGTTACTGACAAAGGCAAGAAAAAAGACAAAGAAAGTAAGGAATCAAAGAAAGTGAAGACGAAAGTGAAAATTGAAGAGGATAAAATTGATGTCAGTGAAGAAGATGAAGATATGGATGAACATGTGGATGATGATGATTCATTTGAAGAGGAGGATGAAAATGCTGACATGTATGAAGAAGATGAGGATGATGTTGAAGAAGAGGAGGATAATGATGAtaatgaagatgatgatgatgtggATGAAGAGGATGTTGAAGTGGAGGGAGGTGATGAAATTGATGATGAACTGAATAAAGAGACAGAGTTTAAAGAAGACATCTATGGACGACTCAGAGACAAGGTGGGAAACATTGTGAAAAGTTCAGGACAGACAGGGAAATACATACCTCCAGGGAAACGAGTTCAGATCAGTGATGAGAGGAAGAAAATTCAGTTAGAGAGATTACAGAAACAGCTAAAGGGACTAGTAAATAG GGCAAGTGAGGCTAATATGTCCCAGATTTGTGCTCAGATAGAGGCTGTTTACCGTGGCAACAGCAGGGCAGAGGTCACCGAGGCTCTGTCGGCCATTGTTATTAATGCCTGTGTGTCGGTTTCCATGACACCAGAAAGGCTCGCCATGGAGATGATGCTTCTCGTCACGGTCCTGCATGGTAACATTGGAACAGAAGTGG GAGCCATGTTCCTTCAAACCTTGGCACAAAAATACAAATCAGTTCGTAACCATGGAAACAGATTGGAGGACAAATCGCTGGACAATGCTGTGATGCTGTTTGCTTTCCTGTATACTTTCAAG GTGATTGATAGTACACTGATATTTGGAATCATTGATGATTTGGTGAAGTCGTTTCAAGAGAAAGATATCCAAATTATACTTCTTCTTCTGAAAA ATGTGGGGTTCTACTTGAGAAAGGATAACCCCAATGGCCTGAAGGACACAATCCTTGAGATCCAGTCTGCAGCCCAGGCCCTTGGGGGTGGGGACCAGTCCTCTCATGTCAAGTTCATGCTGGAGACACTGATGGCcatcaaaaacaacaacatgagGAAGATACCCAACTACGACCCAGAGCCACTGGAACATCTGAAGAAGGTGGCCAGAGGAATTCTGAGAG GAAGTACACTTGGAGATGGTCAGTTACACATCGGCCTGACTGACCTGATGAACGCTGAGGAGAGAGGGAGGTGGTGGCTGGTGGGTTCAGCCTGGGAGGGCCCCACAGAGGAGAAACAACCCGCCCATGGCACAG TTGAGATGGAGTCTGTAGTGGGCGAGGTCAGCACTCAGCTGTTAGAGTTGGCACGGCGCCAGAGAATGAACACCGACGTCAGGAAGAACATCTTCTGTGTCATCATGTCTAGTCAG GATTACATTGATGGCTTTGACAAGCTGTTGAGATTAGGGTTAAAAAGCCAGCAGGAAAGGGAGATAGTTCACATCATCGTAGACCTTTGTCTACAGGAGAAAAAGTACAACCCCTTCTACATGCTGTTACTGCAGAAGTTTTGTCTCTATCACAGAAGGTTTCAG ATGTCAACCCAGTTTCTGATGTGGGACAAGTTCAAGGACATGAAGAAGCTTTCCCAGGTCCAGAGGGAGCACCTCAGCACACTGTTATCTCAGCTCCTCTCCTCCAAAGCCATGTCTCTCTCCGTCCTCAAG GTGGTTGAGTTTGGTACATTGGATGTTCACATGCTCCGATTCCTGAAGCACCTGATGCAGAGTGTTCTGTTGGATTATCCTGAAGACGTGACCAAAGCAGTGTTTGAGAGGATTGCCCCTCTCACCAAACTACAGCATTTACACGAAGGACTCAAGTTATTTATGCAGCATTTCTTACTCAAGAAAAAAGCCAAAGATGTGGCAGATAATCCGCTTTTAAAAGAACGAATTGCTATAgcagacaaaattttatcagCGAGTAAATCTCGCTCTCATTCTGAATTTGATgactga
- the LOC128183538 gene encoding centrosomal protein 43-like isoform X2 — translation MSADEDTELRDLVAQTLEANGVLGKIRAQLRASVFLALEEQEQSQGNTNPSLKQYLSTKEGQAVAGLVREFLEFFNLDYTLAVFEPEAGLGPDNGSRQQLARELNIVESDGPPKGPLLGVVVSGNTISQTKISEDLTPAQISAAKQKFNYYDKDHSGGIDKNELRDLFIDICPGFNVNMIERYVNEEFKVADTDFSSSKSGALRIDFDEFLKMYKRLFIQCRTVISGDVSDLVNSHKTNERKEFVEAKNQRNLQSSLKDQRKKPNAEVDLLGGSDVEEDPFFDDPVPPSGGLKGLGTMAETSLDSRRGMGARPSQIPVYSPLRSANSSVSSDSGKDGKPSLNGSGQGHSLQSSLSGLPNLTPSKTRKSLESEEENLRAVDRGMADLDDDYEDDFQSSGRSLTKSPHTFSKSEQRSEQNGSIAEEIDEEIEDISIEADDLLRSERSGFDDLTTDRTISQQDGFDYVEDLQSPR, via the exons aTGTCGGCGGACGAGGATACTGAACTGAGAGATCTTGTGGCTCAAACACTTGAGGCAAATGGTGTACTGGGTAAAATAAGG GCACAGCTTCGAGCTAGTGTATTCCTTGCACTGGAGGAACAAGAACAAAGTCAG gGAAATACCAATCCTTCGTTGAAACAATATTTAAGCACAAAGGAGG GTCAAGCGGTAGCAGGACTTGTCCGAGAATTCCTGGAATTTTTCAACTTAGACTACACCTTAGCTGTATTTGAACCAGAAGCTGGTTTG GGTCCTGACAATGGAAGCAGGCAGCAGTTAGCCAGGGAGTTAAATATTGTGGAGTCAGATGGTCCCCCTAAAGGACCCCTTCTGGGCGTGGTTGTTTCAGGAAACACAATATCTCAAACAAAAATCTCAGAG GATCTTACCCCTGCACAAATTTCAGCAGCAAAACAGAAATTTAACTATTATGATAAG GATCACAGTGGTGGTATAGACAAAAATGAGTTGAGGGATCTCTTTATTGACATCTGTCCTGGATTTAATGT GAATATGATAGAAAGATATGTGAACGAAGAATTCAAAGTAGCAGATACCGATTTCAGTAGCT CAAAGTCTGGGGCTTTGC GCATAGATTTTGACGAGTTCTTAAAGATGTACAAGAGACTCTTCATACAGTGTCGGACGGTCATCTCTGGAGATGTGTCAGACCTGGTTAATTCTCACAAG ACAAACGAAAGAAAGGAGTTTGTGGAAGCCAAAAATCAACGAAATCTCCAGTCCAGTCTGAAAGATCAGCGTAAAAAGCCAAACGCCGAGGTGGATTTACTTGGTGGAAGCGACGTGGAAGAGGATCCTTTCTTTGATGATCCTGTTCCACCTAGTGGAGGATTGAAAGGATTAGGAAC TATGGCAGAGACCTCGCTGGACAGTCGCAGGGGCATGGGTGCCAGGCCATCCCAAATCCCAGTGTACTCGCCTCTCCGCAG TGCCAACAGCAGCGTGAGCAGTGACAGCGGGAAAGACGGCAAGCCCTCCTTAAAcgggtcaggtcaaggtcacagtCTCCAGTCCTCTCTCTCAGGTCTCCCTAACCTCACCCCCTCCAAAACACGCAAAtcat TGGAAAGTGAGGAAGAGAATTTACGAGCCGTGGATCGAGGAATGGCCGACTTAG ATGATGATTATGAGGATGACTTCCAAAGCTCAGG TCGCAGTTTGACAAAGAGTCCACACACCTTCAGTAAATCGGAGCAGCGGTCGGAACAGAACGGCAGTATAGCGGAGGAAATAGACGAGGAAATCGAGGACATCTCCATTGAAGCTGACGACCTCTTGCGGAGCGAAAGGAGTGGG TTTGATGATTTGACAACAGACAGAACAATTTCCCAACAAGACGGTTTCGACTATGTGGAGGATCTTCAGTCACCTCGATGA
- the LOC128183538 gene encoding centrosomal protein 43-like isoform X1, with protein MSADEDTELRDLVAQTLEANGVLGKIRAQLRASVFLALEEQEQSQGNTNPSLKQYLSTKEGQAVAGLVREFLEFFNLDYTLAVFEPEAGLGPDNGSRQQLARELNIVESDGPPKGPLLGVVVSGNTISQTKISEDLTPAQISAAKQKFNYYDKDHSGGIDKNELRDLFIDICPGFNVNMIERYVNEEFKVADTDFSSSKSGALRIDFDEFLKMYKRLFIQCRTVISGDVSDLVNSHKTNERKEFVEAKNQRNLQSSLKDQRKKPNAEVDLLGGSDVEEDPFFDDPVPPSGGLKGLGTMAETSLDSRRGMGARPSQIPVYSPLRSANSSVSSDSGKDGKPSLNGSGQGHSLQSSLSGLPNLTPSKTRKSLESEEENLRAVDRGMADLGLDGDDDYEDDFQSSGRSLTKSPHTFSKSEQRSEQNGSIAEEIDEEIEDISIEADDLLRSERSGFDDLTTDRTISQQDGFDYVEDLQSPR; from the exons aTGTCGGCGGACGAGGATACTGAACTGAGAGATCTTGTGGCTCAAACACTTGAGGCAAATGGTGTACTGGGTAAAATAAGG GCACAGCTTCGAGCTAGTGTATTCCTTGCACTGGAGGAACAAGAACAAAGTCAG gGAAATACCAATCCTTCGTTGAAACAATATTTAAGCACAAAGGAGG GTCAAGCGGTAGCAGGACTTGTCCGAGAATTCCTGGAATTTTTCAACTTAGACTACACCTTAGCTGTATTTGAACCAGAAGCTGGTTTG GGTCCTGACAATGGAAGCAGGCAGCAGTTAGCCAGGGAGTTAAATATTGTGGAGTCAGATGGTCCCCCTAAAGGACCCCTTCTGGGCGTGGTTGTTTCAGGAAACACAATATCTCAAACAAAAATCTCAGAG GATCTTACCCCTGCACAAATTTCAGCAGCAAAACAGAAATTTAACTATTATGATAAG GATCACAGTGGTGGTATAGACAAAAATGAGTTGAGGGATCTCTTTATTGACATCTGTCCTGGATTTAATGT GAATATGATAGAAAGATATGTGAACGAAGAATTCAAAGTAGCAGATACCGATTTCAGTAGCT CAAAGTCTGGGGCTTTGC GCATAGATTTTGACGAGTTCTTAAAGATGTACAAGAGACTCTTCATACAGTGTCGGACGGTCATCTCTGGAGATGTGTCAGACCTGGTTAATTCTCACAAG ACAAACGAAAGAAAGGAGTTTGTGGAAGCCAAAAATCAACGAAATCTCCAGTCCAGTCTGAAAGATCAGCGTAAAAAGCCAAACGCCGAGGTGGATTTACTTGGTGGAAGCGACGTGGAAGAGGATCCTTTCTTTGATGATCCTGTTCCACCTAGTGGAGGATTGAAAGGATTAGGAAC TATGGCAGAGACCTCGCTGGACAGTCGCAGGGGCATGGGTGCCAGGCCATCCCAAATCCCAGTGTACTCGCCTCTCCGCAG TGCCAACAGCAGCGTGAGCAGTGACAGCGGGAAAGACGGCAAGCCCTCCTTAAAcgggtcaggtcaaggtcacagtCTCCAGTCCTCTCTCTCAGGTCTCCCTAACCTCACCCCCTCCAAAACACGCAAAtcat TGGAAAGTGAGGAAGAGAATTTACGAGCCGTGGATCGAGGAATGGCCGACTTAGGTCTGGACGGTG ATGATGATTATGAGGATGACTTCCAAAGCTCAGG TCGCAGTTTGACAAAGAGTCCACACACCTTCAGTAAATCGGAGCAGCGGTCGGAACAGAACGGCAGTATAGCGGAGGAAATAGACGAGGAAATCGAGGACATCTCCATTGAAGCTGACGACCTCTTGCGGAGCGAAAGGAGTGGG TTTGATGATTTGACAACAGACAGAACAATTTCCCAACAAGACGGTTTCGACTATGTGGAGGATCTTCAGTCACCTCGATGA
- the LOC128183538 gene encoding centrosomal protein 43-like isoform X5, translated as MSADEDTELRDLVAQTLEANGVLGKIRAQLRASVFLALEEQEQSQGNTNPSLKQYLSTKEGQAVAGLVREFLEFFNLDYTLAVFEPEAGLGPDNGSRQQLARELNIVESDGPPKGPLLGVVVSGNTISQTKISEDLTPAQISAAKQKFNYYDKDHSGGIDKNELRDLFIDICPGFNVNMIERYVNEEFKVADTDFSSCIDFDEFLKMYKRLFIQCRTVISGDVSDLVNSHKTNERKEFVEAKNQRNLQSSLKDQRKKPNAEVDLLGGSDVEEDPFFDDPVPPSGGLKGLGTANSSVSSDSGKDGKPSLNGSGQGHSLQSSLSGLPNLTPSKTRKSLESEEENLRAVDRGMADLGLDGDDDYEDDFQSSGRSLTKSPHTFSKSEQRSEQNGSIAEEIDEEIEDISIEADDLLRSERSGFDDLTTDRTISQQDGFDYVEDLQSPR; from the exons aTGTCGGCGGACGAGGATACTGAACTGAGAGATCTTGTGGCTCAAACACTTGAGGCAAATGGTGTACTGGGTAAAATAAGG GCACAGCTTCGAGCTAGTGTATTCCTTGCACTGGAGGAACAAGAACAAAGTCAG gGAAATACCAATCCTTCGTTGAAACAATATTTAAGCACAAAGGAGG GTCAAGCGGTAGCAGGACTTGTCCGAGAATTCCTGGAATTTTTCAACTTAGACTACACCTTAGCTGTATTTGAACCAGAAGCTGGTTTG GGTCCTGACAATGGAAGCAGGCAGCAGTTAGCCAGGGAGTTAAATATTGTGGAGTCAGATGGTCCCCCTAAAGGACCCCTTCTGGGCGTGGTTGTTTCAGGAAACACAATATCTCAAACAAAAATCTCAGAG GATCTTACCCCTGCACAAATTTCAGCAGCAAAACAGAAATTTAACTATTATGATAAG GATCACAGTGGTGGTATAGACAAAAATGAGTTGAGGGATCTCTTTATTGACATCTGTCCTGGATTTAATGT GAATATGATAGAAAGATATGTGAACGAAGAATTCAAAGTAGCAGATACCGATTTCAGTAGCT GCATAGATTTTGACGAGTTCTTAAAGATGTACAAGAGACTCTTCATACAGTGTCGGACGGTCATCTCTGGAGATGTGTCAGACCTGGTTAATTCTCACAAG ACAAACGAAAGAAAGGAGTTTGTGGAAGCCAAAAATCAACGAAATCTCCAGTCCAGTCTGAAAGATCAGCGTAAAAAGCCAAACGCCGAGGTGGATTTACTTGGTGGAAGCGACGTGGAAGAGGATCCTTTCTTTGATGATCCTGTTCCACCTAGTGGAGGATTGAAAGGATTAGGAAC TGCCAACAGCAGCGTGAGCAGTGACAGCGGGAAAGACGGCAAGCCCTCCTTAAAcgggtcaggtcaaggtcacagtCTCCAGTCCTCTCTCTCAGGTCTCCCTAACCTCACCCCCTCCAAAACACGCAAAtcat TGGAAAGTGAGGAAGAGAATTTACGAGCCGTGGATCGAGGAATGGCCGACTTAGGTCTGGACGGTG ATGATGATTATGAGGATGACTTCCAAAGCTCAGG TCGCAGTTTGACAAAGAGTCCACACACCTTCAGTAAATCGGAGCAGCGGTCGGAACAGAACGGCAGTATAGCGGAGGAAATAGACGAGGAAATCGAGGACATCTCCATTGAAGCTGACGACCTCTTGCGGAGCGAAAGGAGTGGG TTTGATGATTTGACAACAGACAGAACAATTTCCCAACAAGACGGTTTCGACTATGTGGAGGATCTTCAGTCACCTCGATGA
- the LOC128183538 gene encoding centrosomal protein 43-like isoform X3 gives MSADEDTELRDLVAQTLEANGVLGKIRAQLRASVFLALEEQEQSQGNTNPSLKQYLSTKEGQAVAGLVREFLEFFNLDYTLAVFEPEAGLGPDNGSRQQLARELNIVESDGPPKGPLLGVVVSGNTISQTKISEDLTPAQISAAKQKFNYYDKDHSGGIDKNELRDLFIDICPGFNVNMIERYVNEEFKVADTDFSSCIDFDEFLKMYKRLFIQCRTVISGDVSDLVNSHKTNERKEFVEAKNQRNLQSSLKDQRKKPNAEVDLLGGSDVEEDPFFDDPVPPSGGLKGLGTMAETSLDSRRGMGARPSQIPVYSPLRSANSSVSSDSGKDGKPSLNGSGQGHSLQSSLSGLPNLTPSKTRKSLESEEENLRAVDRGMADLGLDGDDDYEDDFQSSGRSLTKSPHTFSKSEQRSEQNGSIAEEIDEEIEDISIEADDLLRSERSGFDDLTTDRTISQQDGFDYVEDLQSPR, from the exons aTGTCGGCGGACGAGGATACTGAACTGAGAGATCTTGTGGCTCAAACACTTGAGGCAAATGGTGTACTGGGTAAAATAAGG GCACAGCTTCGAGCTAGTGTATTCCTTGCACTGGAGGAACAAGAACAAAGTCAG gGAAATACCAATCCTTCGTTGAAACAATATTTAAGCACAAAGGAGG GTCAAGCGGTAGCAGGACTTGTCCGAGAATTCCTGGAATTTTTCAACTTAGACTACACCTTAGCTGTATTTGAACCAGAAGCTGGTTTG GGTCCTGACAATGGAAGCAGGCAGCAGTTAGCCAGGGAGTTAAATATTGTGGAGTCAGATGGTCCCCCTAAAGGACCCCTTCTGGGCGTGGTTGTTTCAGGAAACACAATATCTCAAACAAAAATCTCAGAG GATCTTACCCCTGCACAAATTTCAGCAGCAAAACAGAAATTTAACTATTATGATAAG GATCACAGTGGTGGTATAGACAAAAATGAGTTGAGGGATCTCTTTATTGACATCTGTCCTGGATTTAATGT GAATATGATAGAAAGATATGTGAACGAAGAATTCAAAGTAGCAGATACCGATTTCAGTAGCT GCATAGATTTTGACGAGTTCTTAAAGATGTACAAGAGACTCTTCATACAGTGTCGGACGGTCATCTCTGGAGATGTGTCAGACCTGGTTAATTCTCACAAG ACAAACGAAAGAAAGGAGTTTGTGGAAGCCAAAAATCAACGAAATCTCCAGTCCAGTCTGAAAGATCAGCGTAAAAAGCCAAACGCCGAGGTGGATTTACTTGGTGGAAGCGACGTGGAAGAGGATCCTTTCTTTGATGATCCTGTTCCACCTAGTGGAGGATTGAAAGGATTAGGAAC TATGGCAGAGACCTCGCTGGACAGTCGCAGGGGCATGGGTGCCAGGCCATCCCAAATCCCAGTGTACTCGCCTCTCCGCAG TGCCAACAGCAGCGTGAGCAGTGACAGCGGGAAAGACGGCAAGCCCTCCTTAAAcgggtcaggtcaaggtcacagtCTCCAGTCCTCTCTCTCAGGTCTCCCTAACCTCACCCCCTCCAAAACACGCAAAtcat TGGAAAGTGAGGAAGAGAATTTACGAGCCGTGGATCGAGGAATGGCCGACTTAGGTCTGGACGGTG ATGATGATTATGAGGATGACTTCCAAAGCTCAGG TCGCAGTTTGACAAAGAGTCCACACACCTTCAGTAAATCGGAGCAGCGGTCGGAACAGAACGGCAGTATAGCGGAGGAAATAGACGAGGAAATCGAGGACATCTCCATTGAAGCTGACGACCTCTTGCGGAGCGAAAGGAGTGGG TTTGATGATTTGACAACAGACAGAACAATTTCCCAACAAGACGGTTTCGACTATGTGGAGGATCTTCAGTCACCTCGATGA
- the LOC128183538 gene encoding centrosomal protein 43-like isoform X4 codes for MSADEDTELRDLVAQTLEANGVLGKIRAQLRASVFLALEEQEQSQGNTNPSLKQYLSTKEGQAVAGLVREFLEFFNLDYTLAVFEPEAGLGPDNGSRQQLARELNIVESDGPPKGPLLGVVVSGNTISQTKISEDLTPAQISAAKQKFNYYDKDHSGGIDKNELRDLFIDICPGFNVNMIERYVNEEFKVADTDFSSSKSGALRIDFDEFLKMYKRLFIQCRTVISGDVSDLVNSHKTNERKEFVEAKNQRNLQSSLKDQRKKPNAEVDLLGGSDVEEDPFFDDPVPPSGGLKGLGTANSSVSSDSGKDGKPSLNGSGQGHSLQSSLSGLPNLTPSKTRKSLESEEENLRAVDRGMADLGLDGDDDYEDDFQSSGRSLTKSPHTFSKSEQRSEQNGSIAEEIDEEIEDISIEADDLLRSERSGFDDLTTDRTISQQDGFDYVEDLQSPR; via the exons aTGTCGGCGGACGAGGATACTGAACTGAGAGATCTTGTGGCTCAAACACTTGAGGCAAATGGTGTACTGGGTAAAATAAGG GCACAGCTTCGAGCTAGTGTATTCCTTGCACTGGAGGAACAAGAACAAAGTCAG gGAAATACCAATCCTTCGTTGAAACAATATTTAAGCACAAAGGAGG GTCAAGCGGTAGCAGGACTTGTCCGAGAATTCCTGGAATTTTTCAACTTAGACTACACCTTAGCTGTATTTGAACCAGAAGCTGGTTTG GGTCCTGACAATGGAAGCAGGCAGCAGTTAGCCAGGGAGTTAAATATTGTGGAGTCAGATGGTCCCCCTAAAGGACCCCTTCTGGGCGTGGTTGTTTCAGGAAACACAATATCTCAAACAAAAATCTCAGAG GATCTTACCCCTGCACAAATTTCAGCAGCAAAACAGAAATTTAACTATTATGATAAG GATCACAGTGGTGGTATAGACAAAAATGAGTTGAGGGATCTCTTTATTGACATCTGTCCTGGATTTAATGT GAATATGATAGAAAGATATGTGAACGAAGAATTCAAAGTAGCAGATACCGATTTCAGTAGCT CAAAGTCTGGGGCTTTGC GCATAGATTTTGACGAGTTCTTAAAGATGTACAAGAGACTCTTCATACAGTGTCGGACGGTCATCTCTGGAGATGTGTCAGACCTGGTTAATTCTCACAAG ACAAACGAAAGAAAGGAGTTTGTGGAAGCCAAAAATCAACGAAATCTCCAGTCCAGTCTGAAAGATCAGCGTAAAAAGCCAAACGCCGAGGTGGATTTACTTGGTGGAAGCGACGTGGAAGAGGATCCTTTCTTTGATGATCCTGTTCCACCTAGTGGAGGATTGAAAGGATTAGGAAC TGCCAACAGCAGCGTGAGCAGTGACAGCGGGAAAGACGGCAAGCCCTCCTTAAAcgggtcaggtcaaggtcacagtCTCCAGTCCTCTCTCTCAGGTCTCCCTAACCTCACCCCCTCCAAAACACGCAAAtcat TGGAAAGTGAGGAAGAGAATTTACGAGCCGTGGATCGAGGAATGGCCGACTTAGGTCTGGACGGTG ATGATGATTATGAGGATGACTTCCAAAGCTCAGG TCGCAGTTTGACAAAGAGTCCACACACCTTCAGTAAATCGGAGCAGCGGTCGGAACAGAACGGCAGTATAGCGGAGGAAATAGACGAGGAAATCGAGGACATCTCCATTGAAGCTGACGACCTCTTGCGGAGCGAAAGGAGTGGG TTTGATGATTTGACAACAGACAGAACAATTTCCCAACAAGACGGTTTCGACTATGTGGAGGATCTTCAGTCACCTCGATGA